A genomic segment from Halobellus litoreus encodes:
- a CDS encoding FAD-binding and (Fe-S)-binding domain-containing protein, with protein sequence MASNSRADGTDPATTGNYDYVSDDVERPDLVADLESVVDGDVRFDTYSRQLYATDASAYERTPIGVVMPTSTADVANTMEYCAAEGIPVLPRGGGTSLAGQTVNEAVVLDLMPGLGSLLEVDPDAGTATAQAGIRLGDLNAALERHDLKFAPDPAWGDKSALGGAIGNNSTGAHSLRYGKTDYYLESVEVVLSDGTVTTFGEVAVDTLREEGDPEGTLEERIYAAVSRTLDEEADEIAEMYPDLKRNVSGYNLDMLVDEMRGERRLPDDSGVDPESEPETVNLARLLAGSEGTLGIVTEATVSLEPIPNTASVALLTYDDVLDAMEDVAPILEHDPAAVEVMDDVLLDLARETPEFADVVETLPSGTDSVLLVEFYAEDDEHGRQQVAELVDDRVPDASTDRSPGEGAVTTDTARTAVDAMEAHDAETRAKFWKMRKSGLPILLSRTTDEKHIAYIEDTAIPAENLPAYVSDFQEILDDHDTFASYYAHAGPGVLHIRPLVNTKTAEGVETFEAIADAVTDLVVKYGGSVSGEHGDGRARTQWNRKLCGDELWAEFRRLKTAFDPDWLLNPGNVCGYAPDEVRPDDAAATATHEMTEDLRFSPDYEFDADFDPAMEWDNENGFQGMAELCHGCAGCRGPQETTGGVMCPTYRAAEEEIQSTRGRANMLRQAMSGEISDGEQFEDEFVEEVLDLCIGCKGCLKDCPSGVDMAKMKAEVTHEYHQRNGSSLRDKVFANVGALSKVGSAFAPLSNLLPELPGARLAMEKALGISSERELPRFHRVSFVDWFDSRGGATVSESAADSKVYLFPDTYTNYNHPEAGKAAVRALEAANVHVEIPDDVTGSGRPPHSKGFVDMAREKARQNVDALAPLVGGEWDVVVVEPSDAVMFQHDYLDLLSGEDAERVAGNTYGVMEYFDTFRLLERDGVTAGAPSTALTYHGHCHQKSTKKDHHAVGVLRRAGYDVDALDSSCCGMAGSFGYEAEHYSMSKAVASTLYDQIDASNGETLTAPGASCRAQLGDRDGEEEPPHPVEMLADAIV encoded by the coding sequence ATGGCTTCGAATTCGCGCGCAGATGGTACTGATCCCGCCACGACGGGGAACTACGACTACGTCAGTGACGACGTCGAGCGCCCGGACCTGGTCGCGGACCTCGAATCCGTCGTCGACGGCGACGTCCGGTTCGACACGTACTCCCGACAGCTGTACGCCACCGACGCCTCGGCGTACGAGCGGACGCCGATCGGGGTCGTGATGCCGACGTCGACCGCGGACGTCGCGAACACGATGGAGTACTGCGCCGCCGAGGGGATTCCGGTGCTCCCCCGCGGCGGCGGCACCAGCCTGGCCGGACAGACGGTGAACGAAGCCGTCGTCCTCGACCTGATGCCGGGGCTGGGGTCACTGCTCGAAGTCGATCCCGACGCCGGGACCGCGACGGCGCAGGCCGGCATCCGACTCGGCGACCTGAACGCGGCCCTGGAACGCCACGACCTGAAGTTCGCGCCCGATCCGGCGTGGGGGGACAAATCGGCACTCGGCGGGGCGATCGGCAACAACTCCACGGGCGCGCACTCGCTGCGCTACGGCAAGACGGATTACTACCTGGAATCCGTGGAGGTGGTCCTCTCCGACGGGACCGTGACGACCTTCGGGGAGGTCGCCGTCGACACCCTCCGCGAGGAGGGAGATCCGGAGGGGACGCTCGAAGAGCGGATCTACGCGGCTGTCTCTCGCACTCTCGACGAGGAGGCCGATGAAATCGCCGAAATGTACCCCGATCTGAAACGGAACGTCTCGGGGTACAACCTCGATATGCTCGTCGACGAGATGCGCGGCGAGCGCCGACTCCCGGACGACTCCGGGGTCGACCCCGAGAGCGAACCGGAGACGGTCAACCTCGCGCGACTCCTCGCCGGATCGGAGGGGACGCTCGGCATCGTCACCGAAGCGACGGTGTCGCTGGAGCCGATCCCGAACACCGCCTCGGTGGCGCTTCTCACCTACGACGACGTCCTCGACGCGATGGAGGACGTCGCTCCGATTCTCGAACACGACCCCGCGGCCGTGGAGGTGATGGACGACGTGCTGTTGGATCTCGCCCGCGAGACGCCGGAGTTCGCCGACGTCGTCGAGACGCTGCCCTCTGGAACGGACTCTGTGCTGCTGGTGGAGTTCTACGCCGAGGACGACGAGCACGGCCGCCAGCAGGTGGCTGAGCTCGTCGACGACCGAGTGCCCGACGCGTCGACTGACCGCTCGCCCGGCGAGGGCGCGGTGACGACGGACACGGCGCGGACCGCGGTCGACGCGATGGAGGCTCACGACGCGGAGACGCGCGCGAAGTTCTGGAAGATGCGCAAGTCGGGGCTCCCGATCCTCCTGTCGCGGACCACCGACGAGAAGCACATCGCCTACATCGAGGACACGGCGATCCCGGCGGAGAACCTTCCGGCGTACGTCTCGGACTTCCAGGAGATTCTGGACGACCACGACACGTTCGCCTCCTACTACGCCCACGCCGGCCCCGGCGTCCTCCACATCCGCCCGCTCGTGAACACGAAGACGGCCGAGGGCGTCGAGACCTTCGAGGCCATCGCCGACGCAGTGACCGATCTCGTGGTGAAGTACGGCGGATCGGTCTCGGGTGAACACGGCGACGGTCGCGCGCGGACGCAGTGGAACCGGAAGCTCTGCGGCGACGAACTCTGGGCCGAGTTCCGACGGCTGAAAACCGCGTTCGATCCCGATTGGCTGCTCAACCCCGGCAACGTCTGCGGCTACGCGCCCGACGAAGTGCGACCCGACGACGCGGCCGCGACCGCGACGCACGAGATGACCGAGGATCTCCGGTTCTCCCCCGACTACGAGTTCGACGCCGACTTCGACCCGGCGATGGAGTGGGACAACGAGAACGGCTTTCAGGGGATGGCGGAGCTCTGTCACGGCTGTGCCGGCTGTCGCGGCCCGCAGGAGACGACCGGCGGCGTGATGTGTCCGACCTATCGGGCCGCCGAAGAGGAGATCCAGTCGACGCGCGGCCGGGCGAACATGCTCCGACAGGCGATGAGCGGCGAGATTTCCGACGGCGAACAGTTCGAAGACGAGTTCGTTGAGGAAGTTCTGGATCTCTGTATCGGCTGTAAGGGTTGCCTGAAGGACTGTCCCAGCGGCGTCGATATGGCGAAGATGAAGGCCGAAGTGACCCACGAGTACCACCAGCGGAACGGGTCGAGCCTCCGCGACAAGGTCTTCGCCAACGTGGGTGCCCTCTCGAAGGTCGGGAGCGCCTTCGCGCCGCTCTCGAACCTCCTTCCGGAGCTGCCCGGTGCCCGTCTCGCGATGGAGAAGGCTCTCGGTATCTCCAGCGAGCGGGAGTTGCCGCGGTTCCACCGCGTCTCCTTCGTCGACTGGTTCGATTCGCGCGGCGGGGCGACCGTGAGCGAATCGGCAGCGGACTCGAAGGTCTACCTCTTCCCCGACACGTACACGAACTACAACCATCCTGAGGCCGGAAAGGCTGCCGTCCGAGCGCTGGAGGCGGCGAACGTGCACGTGGAGATTCCCGACGACGTCACCGGTTCCGGGCGACCACCGCACTCGAAGGGGTTCGTCGATATGGCGCGTGAAAAGGCGCGTCAGAACGTCGACGCCCTCGCGCCGCTCGTCGGCGGCGAGTGGGACGTCGTCGTCGTCGAACCCTCCGATGCGGTGATGTTCCAGCACGACTACCTGGACCTGCTGTCGGGCGAGGATGCCGAGCGGGTGGCCGGCAACACCTACGGCGTGATGGAGTACTTCGACACCTTCCGCCTGCTGGAGCGCGACGGGGTGACCGCTGGAGCGCCGTCGACAGCGCTGACCTACCACGGCCACTGTCACCAGAAGTCGACGAAGAAGGACCACCACGCGGTCGGCGTCCTGCGGCGGGCGGGATACGACGTCGACGCGCTCGATTCGAGCTGCTGTGGGATGGCCGGGTCCTTCGGCTACGAGGCCGAACACTATTCGATGTCGAAAGCCGTCGCGAGCACCCTGTACGATCAGATCGATGCCTCGAACGGGGAAACCCTCACCGCACCCGGTGCGTCCTGCCGGGCGCAACTCGGCGACCGGGACGGGGAAGAAGAACCGCCGCATCCGGTCGAGATGCTGGCGGACGCGATCGTCTGA
- a CDS encoding L-lactate permease, with protein sequence MVSAVDTLVALLPLLTIAVLMVGFYWPATRTMPVAWVVAVAAGVVGWGMNGTWIAAATINGFITAANILYIVFGAILLLYTLKQTGAFDAINAGFASVSEDRRVQVVLLVFLMGSFIEAAAGFGTPAAIVGPLLVGLGFPPLAAVVVALTGNLMAITFGAVGTPLIIGMIDIFESVETITADVVGSGTYPDIATWVADIALWAASYHVIVGIALPFIGVAMMTRFFGEERSIRPALEVLPLTLFAWASFSVPYFLTAYFLGPEFPGLLGSMIGLLVTVSALKAGFFHPDEEWDFEPQEAWPDHWIGEIQPGESTSDDVAVAADGGTVQSSVPTGGMALWKAWTPYALVALLLVVTRVIDPVQSFVTMDVFTLAWSDLAALPFVQETILGTGLTNDFALLYLPGAVFVAVHLVTIPLHGMDGTEIKAAWAETIEKVAPAVVALLFAVATVQIMLQSGSATGTDSMLIVLSEGMAGVAGGVYPFFAAFVGAFGAFLAGSNTVSDILFGTFQYGVADQIGTSHTLMLGAQAVGGAIGNLIAVHNVVAALAVVGLVGEEGRVIRLELIPLLYYGTATGLLTLLFSYVLFPGVF encoded by the coding sequence ATGGTTAGCGCGGTGGACACGCTCGTCGCGCTGCTGCCGCTCCTGACTATCGCGGTGCTGATGGTCGGCTTCTACTGGCCCGCGACGCGAACGATGCCGGTGGCGTGGGTCGTCGCGGTCGCGGCCGGCGTCGTCGGGTGGGGAATGAACGGAACGTGGATCGCCGCCGCGACGATAAACGGCTTCATCACCGCGGCCAACATCCTCTACATCGTCTTCGGCGCGATCCTGCTGCTGTACACGCTCAAGCAGACGGGCGCGTTCGACGCGATCAACGCCGGCTTCGCCTCCGTCAGCGAGGACCGCCGCGTGCAGGTCGTGCTTCTCGTGTTCCTGATGGGATCGTTCATCGAAGCCGCCGCCGGCTTCGGGACCCCCGCGGCCATCGTCGGACCGCTTCTGGTGGGACTCGGCTTCCCGCCGCTCGCGGCCGTCGTCGTCGCGCTCACGGGCAACTTGATGGCGATCACGTTCGGCGCGGTCGGGACCCCGCTCATCATCGGGATGATCGACATCTTCGAGAGCGTCGAGACGATCACCGCCGACGTCGTGGGCAGCGGGACCTACCCCGACATCGCGACCTGGGTGGCCGACATCGCGCTGTGGGCCGCGAGTTACCACGTGATCGTGGGCATCGCGCTCCCCTTCATCGGCGTCGCGATGATGACCCGCTTCTTCGGCGAGGAGCGGTCGATTCGCCCCGCGCTCGAAGTGCTGCCGCTTACGTTGTTCGCGTGGGCCTCGTTCTCGGTGCCGTACTTCCTGACCGCGTACTTCCTCGGGCCGGAGTTCCCCGGTCTTCTCGGGTCGATGATCGGCCTGCTCGTTACGGTCAGTGCGCTCAAGGCCGGCTTTTTCCACCCCGACGAGGAGTGGGACTTCGAGCCCCAGGAAGCGTGGCCCGACCACTGGATCGGCGAGATCCAGCCCGGCGAGTCGACCAGCGACGACGTCGCCGTCGCCGCCGACGGCGGTACGGTTCAGTCGAGCGTCCCCACGGGTGGAATGGCGCTCTGGAAGGCCTGGACGCCGTACGCGCTAGTCGCGCTCCTGCTCGTCGTCACCCGCGTCATCGACCCCGTTCAGTCGTTCGTCACGATGGACGTATTCACGCTGGCCTGGAGCGACCTCGCGGCCCTGCCGTTCGTCCAGGAGACGATCCTCGGCACGGGACTCACGAACGACTTCGCTCTGCTGTACCTGCCGGGCGCGGTGTTCGTCGCCGTTCACCTCGTCACCATCCCCCTCCACGGGATGGACGGGACGGAGATCAAGGCCGCCTGGGCGGAGACGATCGAAAAGGTCGCCCCGGCGGTCGTCGCACTGCTATTCGCCGTCGCGACGGTCCAGATAATGCTTCAGTCGGGATCAGCGACCGGAACCGACAGTATGCTCATCGTCCTCTCCGAAGGGATGGCCGGCGTCGCGGGCGGCGTCTACCCCTTCTTCGCCGCCTTCGTCGGCGCGTTCGGTGCGTTCCTCGCCGGATCGAACACGGTCTCTGACATCCTGTTCGGAACCTTCCAGTACGGCGTCGCCGACCAGATCGGCACCTCACACACGCTGATGCTCGGCGCCCAGGCGGTCGGCGGCGCGATCGGCAACCTCATCGCCGTTCACAACGTCGTCGCCGCGCTCGCGGTCGTCGGCCTCGTCGGCGAGGAGGGTCGCGTCATCCGCCTCGAACTGATCCCGCTGCTGTACTACGGGACGGCGACCGGGCTCCTGACGCTGCTGTTCAGCTACGTGCTGTTCCCGGGGGTCTTCTGA
- a CDS encoding HTH domain-containing protein: MTDDARARSRNEHGQYVDRIPLDRVIAVFEEREDQARPLTASDVMEALDCSRRTAHNKLNELEERGDLKTRKVGARSRVFWTPIPSESATAKADAKNREPTASAAETDDDAVDERPAVSEAIADADLPGSGPMLDARREALSAAYEYLAEHPEAKKADFLRDVYHEYPAGFESAEGWWNAIQPALKQLPGVNPPKERGHIWHFLGG; the protein is encoded by the coding sequence GTGACCGACGACGCTCGCGCGCGCTCCAGGAACGAGCACGGCCAGTACGTCGACCGGATCCCGCTCGATCGGGTGATAGCGGTGTTCGAGGAGCGTGAGGACCAAGCGCGGCCGCTGACTGCCTCTGACGTGATGGAGGCGCTCGACTGCTCTCGGCGGACCGCTCACAACAAACTCAACGAACTCGAAGAGCGGGGCGACCTGAAGACCCGGAAGGTCGGGGCGCGCTCGCGGGTGTTTTGGACGCCGATTCCGAGCGAGTCGGCGACGGCGAAAGCCGACGCCAAGAACCGAGAACCCACCGCGTCCGCGGCTGAGACCGACGATGACGCCGTCGACGAGCGTCCGGCCGTCTCCGAGGCGATCGCCGACGCCGACCTCCCCGGGAGCGGGCCGATGCTCGACGCGCGACGGGAGGCGCTGTCGGCGGCCTACGAGTACCTCGCGGAGCATCCGGAGGCGAAAAAGGCCGACTTCCTGCGGGACGTCTACCACGAGTATCCGGCGGGCTTCGAGTCGGCCGAGGGATGGTGGAACGCCATCCAACCGGCGCTGAAGCAACTGCCGGGGGTCAACCCGCCCAAGGAGCGGGGACACATTTGGCACTTCCTGGGCGGGTAG
- a CDS encoding Nramp family divalent metal transporter, producing MDSDSTDDGRSSAPSGGDPSRWGGPDADAPAAADDERAAEESSEPGDPDSGDRHAGPSGGDDVYAPEVEGRQYRGTWYLPLRYDELKRAGDTDEHPDRGTGGAFRLTDLPRVPRVGHIVGPSAIMLGASLGSGETLFWPVLTSQYGWTLLWAFAVGVLTQFVINTELQRWTLATGESVFRAFARVADYWPWLFLAGGLISLGWPGWAAGAARVGTTALGIGGAVDLLGVTLATWKLVAVGLMVLIWLSYQVSSVMYTAVEVFQIGLLFVSIVAAVLLVGVSGSWIEFADLPAAGAAVGTLPSDLGIAVFLGGLAFAGAGGYLNLSQSLWAREKGYGMGNYQGRVKNPFHDEDPEPIERDGFSFPPTPTNLKRWREWWRVVQLEHLLTFVVGLFVVAPALMSVAIRYAPGTTSDALEMWLTDVAPALGPIGTVLVFLVLFVALFTTEYAIVESFVRNSVDAIYEAYGREAGWDLETLFWRVLTGFCLWGIVIILVFTSPFEGREPFFFLVVGAAMSGVMMWPYTALVLVMNTTRLPEHLQPGWARIAALWWASGFYGYFSVLLVADTLVEFGLPAFGAAPLVAGSEVGGYALWAVFFVVQSYAVAVSAGAKRNAAGTVENAELAAGRFS from the coding sequence ATGGATTCCGACTCGACCGACGACGGCCGGTCCTCCGCTCCGTCAGGAGGCGATCCGTCTCGGTGGGGCGGCCCCGACGCCGACGCACCCGCTGCCGCTGACGACGAGAGAGCGGCAGAGGAGAGTTCGGAACCGGGCGATCCCGATTCGGGGGACCGTCACGCCGGCCCCTCCGGCGGCGACGACGTGTACGCCCCGGAAGTGGAGGGACGACAGTACCGCGGGACGTGGTATCTCCCCCTGCGCTACGACGAACTCAAACGGGCCGGCGACACCGACGAGCACCCCGACCGGGGAACGGGCGGCGCGTTTCGGCTCACCGACCTGCCCCGGGTCCCGCGCGTCGGCCACATCGTCGGTCCGTCGGCGATCATGCTCGGGGCGTCGCTCGGGAGCGGCGAGACGCTCTTCTGGCCGGTTCTGACCTCGCAGTACGGGTGGACGCTCCTCTGGGCGTTCGCCGTCGGAGTGCTGACCCAGTTCGTCATCAACACCGAACTCCAGCGGTGGACGCTGGCGACGGGTGAGAGCGTCTTTCGCGCGTTCGCTCGCGTGGCAGACTACTGGCCGTGGCTGTTCCTCGCCGGCGGGCTGATCAGCCTCGGCTGGCCCGGGTGGGCGGCCGGCGCGGCGCGGGTCGGGACGACGGCCCTCGGGATCGGCGGAGCCGTCGACCTCCTCGGGGTCACGCTGGCGACGTGGAAACTCGTCGCGGTCGGCCTGATGGTCCTGATCTGGCTCTCCTATCAGGTGTCGTCAGTGATGTACACCGCCGTCGAGGTGTTCCAGATCGGCCTGCTGTTCGTCTCGATCGTCGCCGCCGTGCTGTTGGTCGGCGTGTCGGGCTCGTGGATCGAGTTCGCCGACCTCCCCGCAGCGGGGGCCGCCGTCGGGACGCTCCCGTCTGACCTCGGCATCGCCGTGTTCCTGGGCGGACTCGCGTTCGCCGGCGCGGGCGGGTACCTGAACCTCTCACAGAGCCTCTGGGCCCGCGAGAAGGGCTACGGGATGGGGAACTACCAGGGGCGCGTGAAGAACCCGTTCCACGACGAGGACCCGGAACCGATCGAGCGCGACGGCTTCAGCTTTCCGCCGACGCCGACGAACCTGAAGCGGTGGCGGGAATGGTGGCGGGTCGTCCAGCTCGAACACCTGCTGACGTTCGTCGTCGGGCTGTTCGTGGTCGCGCCGGCGCTGATGAGCGTCGCCATCCGCTACGCCCCGGGGACCACCTCTGACGCCCTCGAGATGTGGCTCACGGACGTCGCACCCGCACTGGGCCCGATCGGGACCGTGCTCGTCTTCCTGGTGCTCTTCGTCGCGCTGTTCACCACCGAGTACGCGATCGTCGAGTCCTTCGTCCGCAACAGCGTCGACGCGATCTACGAGGCGTACGGTCGCGAGGCCGGCTGGGACCTGGAGACGCTCTTCTGGCGCGTTCTGACGGGGTTTTGCCTGTGGGGTATCGTCATCATCCTCGTCTTCACCTCGCCGTTCGAGGGTCGGGAACCGTTCTTCTTCCTCGTCGTCGGCGCGGCGATGTCGGGTGTGATGATGTGGCCATACACCGCGCTCGTTCTCGTGATGAACACGACTCGACTGCCAGAGCACCTCCAGCCGGGGTGGGCGCGAATCGCCGCGCTGTGGTGGGCGTCGGGCTTCTACGGTTACTTCAGCGTCCTCCTCGTCGCCGACACGCTCGTCGAGTTCGGGCTGCCGGCCTTCGGTGCCGCACCGCTGGTCGCGGGCAGTGAGGTCGGCGGCTACGCCCTCTGGGCCGTCTTCTTCGTCGTCCAGTCCTACGCCGTCGCGGTCTCCGCAGGCGCAAAGCGAAACGCCGCGGGAACAGTCGAAAACGCCGAGTTGGCGGCCGGGCGCTTCTCGTAA
- a CDS encoding MFS transporter, translating to MLVTVSLGWALLQTGRFLLSPLLPTIITDLGITEATAGIALSIFGGAYALVQYPGGEYSDRWNRTTLIVPGLVVLAVGFTLFGLSTGLATFLVAATVVGVGKGLFAIPSRALLSDLFTAKRGRALGIYAAGTDLGGLLSSGIAVLALTYATWRTPFFPVALALAVITLVYASQTREGYRVGSTSLELRSTVGRLVQSSRQRETLLAFSLFYFMVGGFINFAPAYLAQTKGFSESLAGLTFAIVFAVGFAVKPVAGTLGDRFSRRAIAVTGLLVAATALVALVFAGSNVAIWLAVGLLALGYKTGFPLSDAIILDGAPSGGMGADLGAARALFLSANAVGPAYVGIVATYVSYDAAFGGFVVCLLVAAALLFRTG from the coding sequence ATGCTCGTGACCGTCTCGCTGGGCTGGGCGCTCCTGCAGACCGGTCGGTTCCTGCTCTCGCCGCTCTTGCCGACGATCATCACCGATCTCGGAATCACCGAGGCGACCGCGGGCATCGCCCTCTCGATCTTCGGCGGCGCCTACGCGCTCGTCCAGTATCCGGGCGGCGAGTACTCGGACCGCTGGAACCGGACGACGCTGATCGTCCCCGGTCTGGTCGTTCTCGCGGTCGGCTTCACGCTGTTCGGGCTGTCGACCGGACTGGCGACGTTCCTCGTCGCGGCGACCGTCGTCGGCGTCGGGAAGGGGCTGTTCGCGATTCCCTCGCGAGCGTTGCTCTCGGACCTGTTCACGGCGAAACGCGGCCGAGCACTCGGGATCTACGCCGCCGGGACGGACCTCGGCGGCCTCCTCTCCTCGGGCATCGCTGTGCTGGCGCTGACGTACGCGACCTGGCGGACGCCCTTCTTCCCCGTCGCCCTCGCGCTCGCCGTCATCACCCTCGTCTACGCCTCCCAGACTCGCGAGGGGTACCGGGTCGGCAGTACCTCGCTCGAACTCCGGAGCACCGTCGGGCGGCTGGTTCAGAGTTCCCGGCAGCGCGAGACGCTCCTCGCGTTCTCCCTGTTTTACTTCATGGTCGGCGGGTTCATCAACTTCGCGCCGGCGTATCTGGCCCAGACGAAGGGGTTCTCCGAGAGCCTCGCCGGGCTGACGTTCGCCATCGTGTTCGCCGTGGGGTTCGCCGTCAAACCCGTCGCGGGCACGCTCGGCGATCGGTTCTCCAGGCGTGCCATCGCCGTCACCGGACTCCTCGTCGCAGCGACCGCGCTGGTCGCACTGGTCTTCGCCGGCTCGAACGTCGCCATCTGGCTGGCAGTCGGACTCCTCGCGCTCGGCTACAAGACCGGGTTTCCCCTCTCTGACGCGATCATTCTCGACGGGGCGCCGTCGGGCGGGATGGGCGCAGACCTCGGGGCCGCGAGAGCGCTCTTTCTCAGCGCGAACGCGGTCGGTCCCGCCTACGTCGGCATCGTCGCGACGTACGTGAGTTACGACGCCGCCTTCGGCGGATTCGTCGTCTGTCTGCTGGTCGCGGCCGCGCTCTTGTTCCGCACCGGGTGA
- a CDS encoding TrkH family potassium uptake protein: MTLRVDWRVSVGLVGTILKWLWVPLTLPFSLALYDGTPIVPFLVPMVGTLLVGAGLERLPETRDLQAREAFLMVALTWLSIALVGTVPFLLAGKGTLATPVNALFESMSGITTTGATVVVDFERHSRAIHLWRSTLQWLGGLGILVLATALLSQLSVGGAQLMETETQTQDVNKLTPRISETAALLWKLYVGLTALMIAVLTLLQVVGLAPEMTLFDAVAHAFTAVSTSGFSPRGDSIAAFSPAVQWAVVPFMALGATSFVLLYFVLQGDFARLRKSDEFRFYFGILGVFTAAVAAVLFTDPVPDLTAEETVRHALFQVVSIVTTTGYASIDFDLWSPAAKHLLFVGMFIGGMAGSTTCSIKALRWLVVIKAFRRDLFVATTPSAIRPVRLSGNVVDEQTVRDIYAYTLVSLVFFILGTVFVVIDASRVQVAVTEFEAMSAVAATFFNVGPAFGIAGPLASYESFPATTKVTMTLLMWIGRIEIIPVLVLLTPSFWRS, translated from the coding sequence GTGACGCTCCGCGTCGACTGGCGGGTCAGCGTCGGTCTCGTCGGGACGATCCTCAAGTGGCTGTGGGTGCCGCTGACGCTCCCGTTTTCGCTGGCGCTCTACGACGGCACGCCGATCGTCCCGTTTCTGGTTCCGATGGTGGGAACGCTGCTCGTGGGCGCCGGCCTCGAACGCCTCCCGGAGACTCGCGACCTGCAGGCCAGAGAGGCGTTCCTGATGGTCGCGCTCACGTGGTTGAGCATCGCGCTCGTGGGGACCGTTCCCTTCCTCTTGGCCGGGAAGGGCACGCTCGCGACCCCGGTCAACGCGCTCTTCGAGAGTATGAGCGGGATCACGACCACCGGAGCGACCGTCGTCGTCGACTTCGAGCGGCACTCCCGAGCGATCCACCTGTGGCGCTCGACGCTCCAGTGGCTCGGTGGCCTCGGGATCCTGGTGCTGGCGACGGCGCTGCTCTCACAGCTGTCCGTCGGTGGCGCGCAACTGATGGAGACCGAAACGCAGACGCAGGATGTCAACAAACTCACGCCCCGGATCTCGGAGACGGCCGCGCTCCTGTGGAAGCTCTACGTGGGGTTGACGGCCCTGATGATCGCCGTCCTCACGCTGCTCCAGGTCGTGGGGCTCGCTCCCGAGATGACCCTCTTCGACGCCGTCGCCCACGCGTTCACCGCGGTTTCGACGAGCGGATTCTCGCCGCGCGGAGACAGCATCGCGGCGTTCTCTCCCGCGGTCCAGTGGGCCGTCGTGCCGTTTATGGCCCTCGGCGCGACGAGTTTCGTGCTCCTGTATTTCGTCCTCCAGGGGGATTTCGCCCGCCTCCGAAAGAGCGACGAGTTCCGGTTTTATTTCGGGATCCTCGGCGTGTTCACGGCGGCCGTCGCCGCGGTCCTCTTCACGGACCCAGTACCGGACCTGACAGCCGAGGAGACGGTCCGTCACGCGCTGTTTCAGGTGGTCTCGATCGTCACGACGACGGGCTATGCGAGCATCGACTTCGACCTCTGGTCGCCGGCGGCGAAACACCTGCTCTTCGTCGGGATGTTCATCGGCGGGATGGCCGGCAGTACGACCTGTTCGATCAAGGCGCTCCGCTGGCTGGTCGTGATCAAGGCGTTCCGCCGGGACCTGTTCGTGGCGACGACGCCCAGCGCGATCCGTCCGGTCCGGCTCAGCGGCAACGTCGTCGACGAGCAGACGGTCCGAGATATCTACGCGTACACCCTCGTCAGCCTCGTGTTCTTCATCCTCGGGACCGTCTTCGTCGTGATCGACGCCTCCCGCGTCCAGGTCGCCGTCACCGAATTCGAGGCGATGAGCGCCGTCGCGGCGACGTTCTTCAACGTCGGCCCCGCCTTCGGGATCGCCGGCCCGCTCGCGAGTTACGAGTCGTTCCCGGCGACGACGAAGGTCACGATGACGCTTTTGATGTGGATCGGCCGGATCGAGATCATTCCCGTCCTCGTGCTGTTGACCCCGTCGTTCTGGCGATCGTAG
- a CDS encoding SDR family oxidoreductase yields MDLQLAGDAALVTASSSGLGKASARALAAEGANVVLNGRDEGRLAAAVDDVRSDAAADATVIGHAADLTDPDAPDALVERCVEAFGGLDHLVTSAGGPPAKPFVETTDEEWDAAFDLLVMSVVRTVRAAEPHLRMGVGGTIVTIASISVKEAVEDLVLSNSVRAGVVGLEKTLSTELAPDVRANAVLPGTHETPRVEELVEEGVRTGDYDSYEAGLDDWAGEIPVGRLGDPMELGRTVAFLSSPVSSFISGVALPIDGGASASNL; encoded by the coding sequence ATGGACCTGCAACTCGCCGGCGACGCCGCGCTCGTGACCGCCTCGAGCAGCGGTCTCGGAAAGGCCTCCGCGCGGGCGCTCGCCGCCGAGGGTGCGAACGTGGTGCTGAACGGCCGCGACGAGGGGCGCCTTGCGGCGGCGGTCGACGACGTCCGCTCGGACGCCGCGGCCGACGCGACCGTGATCGGACACGCTGCGGACCTGACCGATCCCGACGCGCCGGACGCGCTCGTCGAGCGCTGTGTCGAGGCTTTCGGCGGTCTCGACCATCTCGTCACGTCCGCGGGCGGCCCGCCCGCGAAGCCGTTCGTCGAGACGACCGACGAGGAGTGGGACGCCGCGTTCGACCTCCTCGTGATGAGCGTCGTGCGGACCGTCAGGGCCGCCGAACCGCACCTCCGGATGGGGGTCGGCGGAACGATCGTGACGATCGCCTCGATAAGCGTCAAAGAGGCGGTCGAGGACCTCGTGCTCTCGAACTCGGTGCGGGCGGGCGTCGTGGGCCTAGAGAAGACGCTCTCGACGGAGCTCGCTCCCGATGTCAGAGCGAACGCCGTGCTCCCGGGCACACACGAGACTCCGCGCGTCGAGGAATTGGTCGAGGAAGGTGTCCGAACCGGTGACTACGACTCCTACGAGGCGGGCCTCGACGACTGGGCCGGAGAGATTCCCGTCGGTCGCCTCGGCGATCCGATGGAGTTGGGACGGACGGTGGCGTTCCTCTCGTCTCCGGTCTCGTCCTTCATCTCCGGGGTCGCACTCCCGATCGACGGGGGAGCCAGCGCGTCGAACCTATGA